One Edaphobacter lichenicola DNA window includes the following coding sequences:
- a CDS encoding response regulator, which yields MKQIRVLLIEDHFLARMALHSVLSGHSQIQIIGEASDGETGVEMYRSLRPDVVVLDLRLPRLSGFEVIDQIRKEYSSARIVVLSNYQGSEDIYRAVRSGAMAYLNKDASGEQLLNAIQNVDRGLRYLPHLALDRLAERTPVLELTPRESEVLAGITRGLSNREIGEDLHIAEKTVRIHVSSLLDKMGARDRTQATIYAFQRGLVHLN from the coding sequence ATGAAACAGATTCGTGTGTTGCTGATCGAAGATCACTTTCTTGCTCGCATGGCGCTGCACTCGGTGCTCTCGGGCCATTCGCAGATTCAGATTATTGGTGAAGCCAGCGACGGTGAGACAGGCGTTGAGATGTACCGGAGTCTGCGTCCGGATGTGGTGGTACTTGATCTGCGCCTGCCACGGCTCAGCGGCTTCGAAGTAATCGATCAAATTCGCAAGGAGTATTCCTCCGCTCGCATCGTGGTGCTATCCAACTATCAGGGCAGCGAGGATATCTATCGTGCGGTACGAAGCGGCGCGATGGCATATCTGAATAAAGATGCGAGTGGAGAACAGCTCTTGAATGCTATCCAGAACGTGGATCGGGGACTAAGGTATCTTCCTCACCTTGCGCTCGACCGCCTGGCCGAACGCACACCGGTTCTGGAGTTGACGCCACGCGAGAGCGAGGTGCTCGCCGGAATTACGCGAGGACTTAGTAACCGGGAGATCGGCGAGGATCTTCACATCGCTGAGAAGACCGTGAGAATTCACGTCAGCTCATTGCTCGATAAGATGGGTGCCCGCGACCGGACTCAGGCGACGATCTACGCCTTTCAGCGCGGACTTGTCCACCTGAACTGA
- a CDS encoding selenocysteine synthase — MTFPAQDSTIFTRRRFLGWSQAALATLGAVPFLSSRSDALSPISESASPEDYYAKLGVEKIINAAGTYTYLTAAVMPPQVQRAVAEAALHPVVLKDLQIASGDYIAKRLRCEGALVSCGASAALTLATAACIANANGVPANLIPESVGGMKNEVIVQKAHRYEYDHAMLLCGVRIVEVTTLDDYRRAFSPRTIMTNFFNSAEGGEIDRQIWLEVAHKHNVPCHMDAAADMPPIENLWKYTSMGYDLVCFSGGKGIRGPQNAGLLLGKKHFIDLAMESNNPNSDAVGRGMKVAKEQIVGMVAAVDWLLEQNDEADQAEYRRRADVIVREVKTIPTMKTEIFVPAVANHVPHLMLAYDPQVVGITPKQVQERLRAQRPRIELNPATGSSGRFGSHSNENTIVVGTWMLQPGEAEIVGRQLRAVLSPP; from the coding sequence TTGACGTTCCCCGCACAAGATTCAACCATCTTTACGCGAAGGCGCTTCCTTGGCTGGTCGCAGGCGGCGCTGGCCACTCTTGGTGCCGTACCTTTCCTGTCGTCGAGGTCCGATGCCCTGTCTCCCATCTCTGAGTCGGCGTCACCGGAGGACTACTACGCAAAGCTTGGTGTTGAGAAGATCATCAACGCTGCCGGGACCTACACCTACCTCACTGCTGCGGTTATGCCTCCGCAGGTGCAGCGCGCTGTCGCAGAGGCGGCTCTGCATCCCGTTGTCCTGAAAGATCTACAAATAGCTTCGGGAGATTACATTGCCAAACGACTTCGATGCGAAGGAGCTCTGGTGAGTTGTGGCGCCTCTGCTGCACTCACGCTCGCAACAGCTGCCTGCATCGCCAACGCGAATGGCGTTCCAGCAAACCTGATTCCGGAGAGTGTAGGCGGCATGAAGAATGAGGTGATCGTTCAGAAAGCTCATCGCTACGAGTACGACCACGCGATGCTGCTGTGTGGAGTGCGCATCGTCGAGGTTACAACGCTGGATGACTACAGACGTGCATTCTCTCCAAGGACGATCATGACGAACTTCTTTAATTCGGCCGAAGGGGGTGAGATCGATCGCCAGATCTGGCTTGAGGTTGCGCATAAACATAACGTGCCTTGCCATATGGATGCTGCGGCGGATATGCCTCCCATCGAGAATTTGTGGAAGTACACGAGCATGGGCTACGACCTTGTCTGCTTCTCTGGTGGGAAGGGAATTCGTGGTCCACAAAATGCGGGACTGTTACTCGGCAAAAAACATTTTATCGATCTGGCGATGGAGAGCAACAACCCAAACTCAGACGCCGTAGGCCGCGGTATGAAGGTTGCCAAGGAGCAGATCGTCGGCATGGTCGCTGCGGTGGACTGGCTGCTCGAACAGAACGACGAGGCGGATCAGGCCGAGTATAGGCGTCGCGCCGATGTGATTGTTCGTGAGGTGAAGACCATTCCCACAATGAAGACGGAGATCTTCGTGCCTGCGGTCGCTAATCATGTGCCGCATCTGATGCTCGCGTACGACCCGCAGGTTGTTGGCATCACGCCAAAGCAGGTCCAGGAGCGACTTCGCGCACAGCGTCCTCGAATTGAACTGAACCCTGCGACAGGCTCATCTGGCCGTTTTGGCTCTCACTCCAACGAAAACACCATCGTCGTTGGAACCTGGATGCTGCAGCCTGGCGAAGCCGAGATCGTGGGCCGCCAGCTTCGCGCAGTCCTCTCTCCCCCCTAA
- a CDS encoding RraA family protein, whose translation MTSNKTSWIRPITGTAVAVFLCCTVLTLMQKVNADAQKTPAEYAADPAAMIDGYRHVEAASVSDAIEQLLHEKRYMSHRMQSVFPTKFAGAALTVKLIKQENQDPAALTGMLQAIDSGGAGSVYVMQVEDGADIAGMGGLMGTAMFARGFAGAVVDGGVRDLPQLKRIGFPVYSTGPVPSTSVNHYRFAGVNVPIVCDGVAVAANDIVVADQDGVVVVPREHAADILVLAQKLDNSEHSMYPFIEKFHSITEAVRQFGRI comes from the coding sequence ATGACCTCGAACAAGACGAGTTGGATTCGTCCGATCACCGGCACGGCCGTGGCCGTTTTTCTTTGTTGTACGGTGCTTACCCTGATGCAGAAGGTGAATGCCGACGCACAGAAGACCCCAGCAGAGTATGCCGCGGATCCGGCGGCTATGATCGATGGGTATCGTCATGTCGAAGCTGCTTCCGTCTCCGATGCGATCGAACAGCTTCTGCATGAAAAGCGATATATGTCGCATCGCATGCAGTCGGTGTTTCCCACGAAGTTTGCCGGTGCTGCGCTCACTGTTAAGCTGATTAAACAGGAGAACCAAGACCCAGCGGCGCTGACCGGAATGCTTCAGGCGATCGACTCCGGAGGGGCTGGATCTGTTTATGTCATGCAGGTAGAAGACGGGGCAGATATAGCAGGCATGGGTGGACTGATGGGTACAGCCATGTTTGCCAGGGGGTTCGCCGGTGCGGTCGTCGATGGAGGAGTTCGCGATCTGCCGCAGCTCAAGCGCATCGGCTTTCCGGTCTATTCCACAGGGCCGGTGCCCTCCACTTCGGTGAATCACTATCGCTTCGCGGGAGTGAATGTTCCCATCGTCTGCGATGGCGTCGCGGTTGCTGCCAACGATATCGTTGTTGCTGATCAGGATGGTGTCGTGGTGGTGCCGCGTGAGCATGCAGCTGACATCCTTGTTCTCGCACAGAAGCTGGATAACAGCGAACACTCTATGTATCCCTTCATTGAAAAGTTTCATTCCATCACAGAGGCTGTCCGCCAATTTGGCAGAATCTGA
- a CDS encoding TonB-dependent receptor — protein sequence MNKVLLRICLMCLLGVSGASAQIANNTALVGTVVDASGSSVVGAQVTATEEATQVKYTATTNSQGYYSITFIKSGVYDLSVEKGGFKKEQTVGVPVSVDLAVRTDFDLKIGSTTETVTITASTAPLSTDDANLGETFSTKQVEDLPVQGHNALEVAALASNVTIGSKTSYSGNPPGVDFIGAGQRETQNDLTLDGVSIMNNLGNVTPARPGTDMISEVQMQSGNYPAQYGAYLGVHINLVSKVGTNDFHGVVYDYVKNTALNAHNFLDSPTQKKAPLNYNQYGFTLGGPVWIPKLYNGHNKTFFFGSYEKLNQKAQSAGTSTVMTGAQEGGDFSALGTLNPDGSCTGICLKDPYNKNAYYLNNQIPASELSTPAALIAKKYEAYVPLPNVAGINNNLNNVYFPNNLFIAQTLERVDENIGERVRLFVRYHWQNLTYANGNQVPVAGGYGPGNSRNLAIGYSHVITPRLVNDFHFGINKFLTDSLNYWYVNNLKGAGTSLGIPGFNYDTTTGNLGIPNVQLTSASGMNIGNNGTNWFQDDRTLDGYDQVSYTRGKHSIMAGLELRKLTLGRAATNESLGLFTFNGTLTGDSRADFALGLPASDQTPVSTIKGSVGEWRDGFFVLDNWQATSKLTINYGLRYDLPTVPYSLNGYARLLNADQTALIPPTTAQTPGAFTPTPGFKLASATHDNWGPRLGIAYRATDKTVIRGGAGFYYNANQLNSFTLLSSNYPLGAFVGYSAIGTKLSLADPTAGAASSSSAAGIPGSFQSAVQYDPKNKTQRSYQWNVSVGQELWRGAAFELQYLGSHSLHLDISDYTNLPINPSGNEIASYKTTKPTLNSRRPNQLFGSIRDLNNIAYSHYNGLTTIFRQRLFHGLSGQASYTWSHDLDIGSDSNGGGTASQPFNIKADYGNSNWDIRHRFVGVMTYDLPSFKGRNRWVQETLGGWQLNDIVNLQTGMPFNVVLGYNSAGFDQGTTRPSFVHLASAHCSLHNYITGNKTSCIDATAYTLPVAPQTLNSSGGIVAYNYGFGNTSRNTLHGPGFSYDNLSLFKDFGLRERMKIQFRAEALNVFNHPSAANPNSSNGSGNPTLNAASQSSTAVSTSGFGQVIGVQTLPGELSGARSLQLAGKFIF from the coding sequence GTGAACAAAGTTCTTCTACGGATTTGTTTGATGTGTCTTCTGGGTGTATCGGGCGCATCCGCGCAGATCGCTAACAACACAGCTCTGGTGGGGACGGTCGTTGACGCGAGCGGAAGCTCAGTCGTGGGTGCTCAGGTCACGGCCACGGAAGAGGCCACGCAGGTGAAGTATACGGCGACTACCAACTCGCAGGGCTACTATTCCATTACCTTCATCAAGAGCGGCGTCTACGATCTCTCCGTCGAAAAGGGGGGATTCAAGAAGGAGCAGACGGTGGGTGTTCCCGTATCGGTGGACCTTGCCGTGCGTACGGACTTTGACCTGAAGATCGGGTCGACAACGGAGACCGTCACCATCACCGCCAGTACGGCTCCGCTCTCCACCGACGACGCGAACCTCGGGGAGACGTTTTCGACCAAACAGGTCGAGGATCTTCCGGTTCAGGGGCACAATGCGCTCGAGGTGGCTGCGCTAGCCTCGAACGTCACGATCGGATCGAAGACCAGCTACAGCGGAAACCCTCCCGGCGTCGACTTTATTGGAGCAGGACAGCGTGAGACTCAGAACGACCTGACTCTCGATGGTGTCTCGATCATGAACAACCTGGGAAACGTCACTCCTGCGCGCCCCGGCACGGATATGATCTCCGAGGTTCAGATGCAGAGCGGCAACTATCCTGCACAGTATGGCGCCTACCTCGGCGTGCACATCAACCTCGTGAGTAAGGTTGGCACTAATGACTTTCATGGCGTGGTCTACGACTATGTCAAGAATACGGCTCTGAACGCGCACAACTTTCTTGACTCTCCTACGCAGAAGAAGGCGCCTCTGAACTACAACCAGTATGGGTTTACCCTGGGTGGCCCTGTCTGGATTCCAAAGCTCTATAACGGCCACAACAAGACCTTCTTCTTTGGTTCCTACGAGAAGCTCAATCAGAAGGCACAGAGCGCTGGTACTTCCACCGTTATGACGGGGGCCCAGGAGGGCGGCGATTTCTCGGCGTTAGGCACCCTGAATCCCGACGGCAGCTGTACGGGCATCTGTCTTAAAGACCCGTATAACAAGAATGCTTATTACCTGAACAATCAGATTCCGGCCAGCGAACTATCGACTCCCGCAGCGTTGATTGCCAAAAAGTACGAGGCATATGTGCCGCTGCCGAACGTCGCGGGGATAAACAACAACCTCAACAATGTGTACTTCCCGAACAACTTGTTTATCGCCCAGACGCTGGAGCGCGTCGATGAAAACATCGGGGAGCGGGTGCGGCTCTTCGTTCGCTACCACTGGCAGAACCTGACCTACGCCAACGGAAATCAGGTTCCGGTAGCCGGCGGATACGGACCTGGTAATAGCCGAAATCTCGCTATCGGATACTCCCACGTCATTACGCCCCGACTCGTCAATGACTTTCACTTCGGTATCAACAAGTTTCTGACGGACTCTTTGAACTACTGGTATGTGAACAACCTCAAAGGAGCGGGCACCTCTCTCGGCATCCCCGGCTTCAACTACGACACGACGACGGGAAACCTTGGAATTCCCAATGTTCAGCTCACCAGCGCAAGCGGCATGAACATTGGAAACAACGGAACGAACTGGTTCCAGGACGATCGTACGCTCGACGGGTATGACCAAGTCAGCTACACCCGCGGAAAGCACAGCATCATGGCTGGTCTTGAACTGCGGAAGCTGACCCTTGGCCGTGCGGCCACCAACGAATCCCTCGGCTTGTTTACCTTCAATGGAACACTGACGGGTGACAGCCGGGCCGACTTTGCGTTGGGCCTGCCTGCCAGCGATCAGACGCCTGTAAGTACCATCAAGGGTTCGGTGGGCGAGTGGCGTGATGGGTTCTTCGTTCTGGACAACTGGCAGGCTACCTCGAAGCTGACCATAAACTATGGTCTGCGTTACGACCTGCCGACCGTCCCTTACAGTCTGAACGGCTACGCACGGTTGCTGAACGCCGACCAGACCGCGTTGATTCCGCCCACAACTGCGCAGACTCCAGGGGCCTTCACTCCTACTCCTGGGTTCAAGCTTGCCAGTGCAACGCATGACAATTGGGGACCACGTCTGGGAATCGCCTATCGGGCAACCGATAAGACGGTGATCAGAGGAGGAGCAGGGTTTTACTATAACGCCAACCAGCTCAACAGCTTTACCCTGCTCAGCAGCAACTATCCACTGGGAGCCTTCGTCGGATACAGCGCAATTGGAACAAAGCTATCCTTAGCCGATCCAACTGCGGGAGCAGCTAGCTCTTCTTCAGCTGCTGGCATCCCCGGAAGTTTTCAGAGCGCAGTTCAATACGACCCGAAGAACAAAACACAGCGCAGCTATCAGTGGAACGTGAGCGTTGGGCAGGAGTTGTGGAGGGGGGCGGCTTTTGAGCTTCAGTATCTGGGGTCTCACTCTCTGCATCTGGATATCAGCGACTACACAAATCTGCCCATCAATCCTAGTGGAAACGAGATTGCGTCCTACAAAACTACTAAGCCGACGCTCAACTCTCGGCGGCCAAACCAGCTCTTTGGTTCGATCCGCGATCTCAATAACATTGCCTACTCCCACTACAACGGCTTGACGACAATCTTTCGTCAGCGGCTCTTCCATGGTCTATCGGGACAGGCAAGCTATACGTGGTCTCACGACCTGGACATTGGTTCAGATTCGAACGGCGGCGGAACAGCGTCGCAGCCATTCAACATCAAAGCAGACTATGGCAACTCCAACTGGGATATCCGTCATCGTTTCGTCGGCGTAATGACCTACGATCTGCCATCCTTCAAAGGAAGAAACCGCTGGGTTCAGGAGACACTTGGTGGCTGGCAGCTCAATGACATCGTCAATCTGCAGACTGGCATGCCCTTCAACGTGGTACTCGGCTATAACAGCGCAGGATTCGATCAGGGTACGACGCGACCGAGTTTCGTTCATCTGGCCAGTGCTCACTGCAGTCTGCACAACTACATTACGGGGAACAAGACGTCTTGCATCGACGCGACGGCCTACACACTTCCTGTAGCTCCGCAGACATTGAACTCCTCTGGAGGCATAGTTGCTTACAACTATGGCTTCGGAAACACCTCCAGAAATACTCTTCACGGGCCCGGCTTCTCGTATGATAATCTGTCGCTTTTCAAAGACTTTGGACTGCGTGAGCGCATGAAGATTCAGTTCCGGGCGGAGGCTCTGAACGTGTTCAACCATCCCAGTGCGGCAAATCCAAATTCTTCGAACGGAAGCGGAAATCCAACTCTCAACGCTGCGTCTCAATCAAGCACTGCTGTGAGCACCAGTGGATTCGGTCAGGTTATCGGGGTCCAGACCCTTCCCGGTGAGTTGAGTGGAGCTCGTTCGCTGCAACTCGCGGGCAAGTTCATCTTTTAG